TTGATAGGTGCTGCTTGGTATTTGCCAATGACAATTAGATTCATATACACTAATAGGAGAAGGAAGCATTCAACTTATCATGTTGTAATAGCTAGTTCATTAGATGttagcttttctatctttttaatagctagtagcttcatgcaacttctattttggtttagacatcttgtaagctttggacccattttggaattttatttatatattagccactaGGCAAGTGCTGTCGAGTGGTATAGTTGCTTAAAacaaaagtccaaaaatgaaataataacctaaCCCTCGGCTATATAGTACCACATCTGATCTCCCAATGTGCGGTTCGCACATTTtcaagttctgcggccgcacaattttgagtgcggccgcacttcactgTGACAACTTACCAGGCTTTGGTAAAATACTCATAACGTTCTGTACAAATGTCTAAATAATTCGTACTATATCTTcctggaaactagattcaaagggctacaatttttgtttttgaatcatctccaaattcgttgtggattaaaagatataagtctccgaaattggacCATCGAACCTGCACAACCCCTAAGTGCGGCCGCATACAAAATTGTACGGTCCACATTTTTTctctgaagtgcggccgcatacaaaattgtgcggtccgcacttgtcctctgcggtccacacttttcctctgaagtgcgaccgcactcaaaattgtgcagtccgcacttttccaaaagttccagaacaacattagagcgccgaaatgcccggactcgctcaaaactcacctcgAAGCTCACCGAGCCATTTGGGATCCCGTTcaattataccaaccagtcctaaaacataacatggacctgctCGGGGCCTCAAACTGCATCAAACATggtcgaaactatgaatcacaccacaaatcgaacttataaatttctaaatcttccaatttctaaaactcatgccgaaatatatcaaatcaatccagaatgacctcaaattttgcacatgagtcataaatgacataatggaggtattcaaattttcagaatcggatttcgatcccgatatcaaaagtcaactcctcggtcaaacttccaaacttaaatttctattttagccatttcaagcctaatttagctacaggctttcaaataattttctgaacacgttcctaagtctacaatcatcatacggagctattggaatcatcaaaactctattccagggtcgtttgctcaaaagtcaactctctggtcaactcttttctttttaagcttcttaaataagaattgttcttccaatttgatCCTGAATCattcgaaaatcaaactcgaccacacacgcaagtcataatacatatcaCAAAGTTGCTtgggaccttaagtcactgaacgagacGCTAATTCACAAGATGACAAGTTGGATCGTTACAAAAAGCAGTTGTGATTTACATGTCACATTTTACTATTGCGTTTTATATCTCGCATTTGTTGATTGCAATTTATAAATCGCAATTAACATATATCGATCGAATGAATGTAATTTATAAGTCGTATTTGTTTAGCACTACGATTTATAAGTCATAAGTCACTTTTGGTGACGGCTACTTATAAGTTAGCATTTGAAAACTGCACTCTATAAATCACATTTCTATGTCGCATTTGAAATTGCGGTTTATAATCACATTTGTTAACTACGATTTATAAGTCACGTTTAGGAATTGTGATTTATAAACATGATGTACGTAGGCGATATAGTGGTATAAGACTTTTATAAGTTGACTTTGCAATTTAAGCTAACAACATCCTAAGCTGTCTGTTATCTCAATGACTTATATCCCATATGAATCTCATTTTATATGCGAGTTTGCACATTGATATGACTTTGTTGTCTTAAAAGAAACAAATgactttgatatgatattttCATAAATTGGGTGATCATCAAAGTAATTTACTATCGAATATTGATTGGCTTGTTTGtgctaaaaaagaaaattaaattgaTTGGTTAGGACTACAAATAATTAAAGTGAAAATGCTACGGTCTAAAATCTAAATCCAAAATACTTACATTCATTGTGGGACCAAAAATGTACTATAGTGGAATTTAAAGGACCagaaaaaaagaatttaatgGAGGCTGGGGCGGCCCTAAATTCAACGGCTATGAAAGGCATTTGAGATTCACAAGACAATTTCAAAATTTGAAAGAAGGCTTTTGTTCCCCCTCTCGCACAGACACCGCAAGGAAACaggaagaaaaagaagcaatggaGAAGGTAGGAGAGTGCGTATTGGATCCAGAGACGGAGTTCTTAGCGTCAAAGCAAGAGACAGGTCACGAGTGGGAACTTTTCAAGGAAAATGTTAGACCTTTGAAGAGAGGCCGCAATGTTCAACTCCTCAACAATGCCCTCAAGTCTAATACTGATTTTCAACTCAAGAAATCTCTTCTTGACAAGCGAAGGTTCTACCCTTTCCCCTTCCCTACCTTTTAATTTGCATTTCAGTTCGTCATTTTGATTTGTTTAGTGATTTGTATGTCTAAATTGAGCGGAATGGATATTGATAATTCATATATACGATGTAGTAGTAGTTGTTATTGCTGCATTTTCAAAGTTTCTTTATTAATTTACGAACTCAACTCTTTCCGTTGCGGGATGATTAGGGCTTTGATCGAAGCAATTGACCAATACAAAGGTGAAGATCCTCTTCAGCCATGGCTCCAGTGAGTGCTCTTCTTTTGGAACAAAATTGATTCTTTTCTAAAACACTTCAGCTATCCTTTTCTTCACCTTAACATTTTTTGAACTGTTTAGCCTTTTAATCTTCCATGAACTCTGCATTGACTCAGTTGCTGACATAATTTTTTCATTAAAATTGTAAAGGTGCATCAAGTGGGTGCAAGAGTTTTTCCCTCCGGGTGGGGACAGTTCTGGACTTGTTGTTATTTATGAACAATGTGTCCGCACCTTTTGGCACGATGACCGATACAAGGATGACCTCCGTTACTTGAAAATGTGGCTGGAATATGTCCGTTTGCTTTCTTCACATCCATTCTTTTGCCCCTTAATCTCTCTTCATTTTGGTATATGAGTTTGCTCACTGATAGCTCGTTGCAGGCTGAAAACTGTATGGATGCTGAAGTCATCTATAGCTTTTTGGAGGCTAACAAAATTGGGCAGACACATTCTTCATTCTACATAGCCTATGCTTTGCACATGGAatctcaaaataaaattaaaacagCAAATGAGATCTTCAATCGAGGACTATCCATGTAAGTTCTGTTCCCATTGGGCCCTTAGTTTAATTTTTGTCATTAACTTATGTTCTTGCATAATTGACATTTGCGATTCAGTTGGCAGTCAAGGGAACATGGTTTGGTTACGGAGAAGTTATGCGTCATATCTTGTCTATGACGTGAGATGTGTTATTCAAATGTGTTATTGAGTCGTACTCTAATATTGCTGGTTAAGTAGCTTATGTGGTGTTAAGCCTAATGATGGCTACTAGAGTTGTGATTGCTTTAATTATATGCTAGTATTGCATATTGGCGGGGTAGGGGGTTAATGTCTTAAGCTTCTCCAAAGTGAGTTCAGTTGCAAGTACGATGCGGCACAGAAGATTTTTGTGCTGTCGCATTAACATTGACCAACTAATTTCCTTACCCTGAACACTAAAACAAATTGATTTGATTAGCTTGTCACTGTGGTTGATAAGTAACTATTAAAGATATGGATATGTCCTATGGAGAATGTGGTCAGAAATCCATAATAGAGTCCGACCACAACAACCGAATTGATTATCTTCATGCATAAGGATACTAGATTACCTAGtagaaaatattgaaaaaaatcaCAAACCTCCCTTATTTCTTTTCTACTGCAATTTCTGGATTATTATATGATGATTTTTGAACTTTCCATATATAGAAAGAAATAGAGATAGACTAGAAACGACAGGCATGGCAGCATCGAAATTAGCCACAGTTCATTGAACTTTGCTTGAGAATACACAATCTGGTCTAATATTTTATAACTTATGTAGCATGATTTTATACTCATGAACATTTCATGACCTCTATTTCTTGTTCGCATGTCACCTTCCTGAGGGGGACCTCTTACATTATCTCTCTACTTGTTTAACTTCTGATGGATGTAAATTCTATGATGCTAACTAAAATTGTCGGCAGAGTAATGTTAGAGCAGTTGAAGATTCTAATATATTTGGCAGGTTATTTTTGTGGATGCTCAATTGGTTTTTAAGCTGTTAATACCATAGGCAATAGTTGTATTAACGAGTATTTTCAATTACCATTTCTGGTCTTAAACTCAAAAGTGTATATCAATATAATTGTCCACAAGAGACAATGTTCATGAATCATTTCTAAAGATACAGTTAATATTAGTACAAAAAACTGGTTATACTAAGTAATGTATCCAGCCTGTTCTCATCTATTAATTGGCCTCCTATTTACTAACCCTCTTCATCTGGTATATGATTAAAATTGCATTGTCTCCTATGAATTAGGAATGCAAAACCTGAAGAGAAATTGAAGGAATCCTACAAGAAGTTTGTCATTCGTTCAATGGGACGCCCCAAAGCAGCAGAGGTATCAACTGTTTCGGACTTATCGTCTTCTGAAGTCCCTTATCGTTTGCTTTGTTTTGCTTTAGTAGTGACTTACTTTGTATTTTCAGGAGGAGCTAGCAGAACATCAGCTTCCAATGAGAAGCTTTGGGACACTGTTGGAAAGGGGGGAAGCTCGTAAGTGCATTTCTATGTTGAAGGTTCAGGGTGCCTGCTGGCTTTTTCGCTAACATTCTTCATGCCTTTGCAGGAAACCAAACAACAGGAACTTCTGATTTGTCTCGGAAGAAAATGAAACAGGATAGGTAAGAGCAAGTCACCTCTGTTTTATGGACAAGTTACTTTTGTCCCTGCATTATTTCTCAGTAAAACTGTCCAACGAAATCTGTGTTGTTGATTCCTATCATCACTTGGTTCAGCTGCCATGTCAGCCAAAAGCTCAGAGTTTGACAAGTATTTGCTTTAAGTACCTAAAATTCTTTCCAATGTGGATAAACATGGTTATGTAATTCACCTGGAAATGAACTTTGGGGGTGATATTGCTGCTTAATCCATACTTAAGGAAAGGAGTAAGGTTGCAGGAAGCCAGGAAATATTTAATTTGTGCATGCCTTGGTGCAGTAAAAGCACTAGCTCATTCTTATCCATTTTGCAGAGCTCAAGGGAGCCTGCTATCCATTTACAAAGATACAAATGCTGGAATGTCATCAACTGTTCAATCGGAAATACCAAAACTAGAGAACAAATCATGGCACTGTCTTGGTGCCCGAGCAGAAAGGAACAAGGAGAATCAGGCAATTCCTTCCAAGTGGACATCTAATAAGGTCAATTTGAgaccagaaagtttttatgtgcaATGAGATTTTATTCCAAGCAGATACGAACAAGAACTCATTAACAAAAACATCCTCTTACAGGTTCCTCAAAGACACGGGCTTAGAAATCGAGGAGCTACTACCACCGGTGCATGCCTAGAGATCTTCGTGGATGAGGAATGTGCCAAGTGAGTATCTAGAACACATGATTTCTGTTTTACAATAGCTGAAAATTTACATCAAAGTTTTTGGCTTTTGTAATTGTAGtagtttcatattttagcacAATAATAGAATCTTGGGTTGGCTTTTTCTTCCCTCCTACATCTCTGACAGAACACATGAGAAGGAATCTGTTGGTGGAAAGGTTTCTAGTTTACAGCTTAGACGTGGAGATGATAAAGACATAAAAAAGTAAGCATTAACTTGGTTTCATTGTAGTTCTTTATTCCAATAGCATGAAGGCCCCATTTTGACAATGTCACTTGTTTGCAGGGAAACCGAGTTGCTGAGGGAGAACCCACTGCGTTATTTTCCTCCAACCTCTTTACCTAGATGATCtgacagaaaagaaaaaagcaCAATCTTGTGTGATGGATTTTCTCTATCTCAAAATTTCTCAACCTGTTTCATAAAAGTGTAGGAAGAAAATTCCTCCTTGCCCAGTGCAAGCACTTCACAAATTTTCTAAGAATATTGAGTGGAGCAGTTGAAAGAGACATTGTGGTTGTAATACATGTGTC
The nucleotide sequence above comes from Nicotiana tabacum cultivar K326 chromosome 12, ASM71507v2, whole genome shotgun sequence. Encoded proteins:
- the LOC107799694 gene encoding mitotic spindle checkpoint protein BUBR1, producing MEKVGECVLDPETEFLASKQETGHEWELFKENVRPLKRGRNVQLLNNALKSNTDFQLKKSLLDKRRALIEAIDQYKGEDPLQPWLQCIKWVQEFFPPGGDSSGLVVIYEQCVRTFWHDDRYKDDLRYLKMWLEYAENCMDAEVIYSFLEANKIGQTHSSFYIAYALHMESQNKIKTANEIFNRGLSMNAKPEEKLKESYKKFVIRSMGRPKAAEEELAEHQLPMRSFGTLLERGEARNQTTGTSDLSRKKMKQDRAQGSLLSIYKDTNAGMSSTVQSEIPKLENKSWHCLGARAERNKENQAIPSKWTSNKVPQRHGLRNRGATTTGACLEIFVDEECAKTHEKESVGGKVSSLQLRRGDDKDIKKETELLRENPLRYFPPTSLPR